The Glycine soja cultivar W05 chromosome 6, ASM419377v2, whole genome shotgun sequence genome has a window encoding:
- the LOC114415941 gene encoding squamosa promoter-binding-like protein 6, producing the protein MVPTFSKGAPILSLLESSTPPKRVRALGAHSQTAYCQVYGCNKDLSGCKDYHKGHKVCEVHSKTYKVIVNGIEQRFCQQCSRCRFHLLAEFDDGKRSCRKCLAGHNERRRKPQVGIHSGKAGRLLQLYPDSRFQETMLTSSFICQEILPSGVLSYEKYEASDWRPIKACEKQVPLLHKNGATSATGNVFSENNNQYHPPSLGGQSSGSQSLFQDTSLGSEDFNVFNTESASQSSGIPMARPMVIPSSHSHYSMNQVSEKMMGISSQASNRVFDRFPPEFNPVDGRHLRPILISDNNEIFNFEMADGIFQGSDFVNVKDRLSCEDGLTFDSLQLSSQLQRVEQQRQFLQVKQENDSSCSLRIT; encoded by the exons ATGGTTCCAACATTTTCCAAGGGAGCCCCCATTTTGTCTTTGTTGGAGTCGTCCACGCCGCCGAAGAGGGTGAGAGCTTTGGGGGCACATTCTCAGACTGCTTACTGCCAAGTCTATGGCTGTAACAAGGATCTGAGTGGCTGCAAAGACTACCACAAGGGGCACAAAGTTTGTGAGGTTCACTCCAAGACTTACAAAGTTATAGTGAATGGCATTGAACAAAGGTTTTGCCAGCAATGTAGTAGGTGTAG GTTTCATTTGCTGGCTGAATTTGATGATGGTAAGCGTAGCTGTCGTAAATGCCTTGCAGGCCACAATGAGCGTCGAAGAAAACCACAAGTGGGTATTCACTCTGGAAAAGCTGGGAGGTTGCTTCAGCTATATCCTG ATAGCAGATTCCAGGAGACCATGCTAACATCATCTTTTATCTGCCAAGAGATACTCCCCAGTGGAGTCTTGTCTTATGAGAAATACGAAGCGAGTGACTGGAGACCTATCAAAGCCTG TGAAAAACAAGTTCCATTGCTTCACAAAAATGGTGCTACGTCTGCCACAGGAAACGTCTTCTCTGAAAACAATAATCAATATCATCCACCTTCCCTTGGTGGCCAAAGTTCCGGGTCACAATCACTATTCCAGGACACCTCCTTAGGAAGCGAGGACTTCAATGTTTTCAACACAGAATCAGCG AGCCAATCATCAGGGATTCCCATGGCTCGCCCGATGGTTATTCCAAGCAGCCATAGCCATTACAGCATGAATCAGGTTTCTGAAAAGATGATGGGAATAAGTTCTCAGGCTTCAAATAGAGTGTTTGATAGGTTTCCACCTGAATTCAATCCTGTAGATGGACGTCATCTTAGACCCATATTGATATCagacaataatgaaattttcaattttgaaatgGCAGATGGGATCTTCCAAGGGTCGGATTTTGTGAATGTGAAAGATCGTCTTTCCTGTGAAGACGGCCTCACCTTTGACTCGCTTCAACTATCATCTCAACTGCAGCGCGTCGAGCAACAGAGGCAGTTCTTGCAGGTGAAACAAGAAAATGACTCTTCCTGCTCTCTGCGGATTACTTAA